GTCGCCCGGGCCCCGTCGAGGTCGAGCAGCGCGAGTCCGCGGCCCGGATCGACCGCCTCCATGGCGCTCACCCGCACGCCCGGCGCGGCGGCGTCCACCAGCACCACGGCGAGTGTGCCGTCCGCACCGGTGGCGGTGACCAGGAAGGCGTCGGCGTGGGTGCCGCTGTCGACGAACGTCTTGCGCCCGCTGACCGCGAGCGTCGCGCCGTCGCCGTCGAGCCGAGCGGCCGCGTCGAGGGCGAGCCCGGCGCCGTCCTCGTGCAGCGCGGGTACGACGACCCGCCCCTGTTCCGCGAGCGCGCGGCGCAGCCCGGCGGCGTCCGCGGGGTCGACCCGCCGCAGCAGGCTCGCACCGACGCCGGAGGCCGCGACCAGCGGGCCGGACCACCCGCAGCGGGAGGTCTCGGCGACCGCGGCGGCGAGCTCGGTGAGCGTGGCGCCCTGGCCGCCGTACTCGTCCTCGACGAGCAGGCCGGCGGCGCCGACCTCCTCGACCAGTCCGGTCCACAGCTCGGGGAGCGCCGCTCCCCCGAGCCGGCTCACCTCCACCGGGCTGCGCTGGTCCAGGAACCGCGCGAACACCGGCGACAGCTCGGCACTGATCACCAGGCCTGCCATGATCTCTCCTCCCGCTCGATGTCGAGCAAGCGCTTGCTATTCTCCGCTGACGAGAGAGAACGCCGCAGCGCGGCGTTCCTCCTCAGGCTGTCAGGCCGTGCGGATCCCGTCGAGCAGGATCGCGGTCTGCACCTCGATGACCCGGTCGATGCCGACCCGGCCGCGGGGGTTGAACCAGCGGATCACCGCCTGGATCGCGCCCATGATCGTGCGGTAGATCATCCGGGCGTCGATGTCGTCGCGGATCTCTCCCGCGTCGATGCCCCGCTGGATCGTCTCCAGCCAGACCTTCTCGATCTGGTGCTGGCGCTCGACGATCCCCTTCATCGGGCCGACGTAGTGCCAGTCGTTCTGCAGGATCGTGACGTGCTGCCGGTTCTCGACCAGGCCGCGCAGGGCACACGCGACCAGCTGCTCGAGCGCGACGACCGGGCCGTCCGCCTCGGAGACCGCCACGTCGTACCCCCGGACCATCGAGTCGAGGTACTCGACGAGCACCTCCTCGACCATCGCCTCCTTGGAGTCGAAGTAGTAGTAGAGGCTCCCCGAGAGCATGTCGGCGTCGTCGGCGATGTCACGGACGGTGGCCGCGGAGAAGCCCTTCTCCGAGAACACCTTCGCCGCGGCGCGCATGATCAGCTCCTTGCGCGCCACGCCCGTGGGAGAGCCGGTCGAGCGGCGACGGGTTGTACTCACGCTGCGCTGCCTTTCTGCAACCGGTCCACGTGCTCGGACACCTTAACGGACCGGGTCGTGGTCGGACCGGAGATGCACGGACGGCCCATCTCAGGGTCGTCGGTCGGAGACGATGGTGACCGCGCTGACCAGGTCTCCCGGGCTGCCGCCCTGGTTCTGGACCAGCCCGAACCGCGGATCCGCGACCTGACGCTCGCCGGCCTCACCGCGGAACTGCAGCCACATCTCGAAGATCATCCGCAGCCCGCTCGCGCCGATCGGGTGCCCGAAGCTCTTCAGCCCGCCGTCGATGTTGACCGGCAGCGCGCCGTCGCGGTCGTAGCGGCCGTCGAGGACGTCGCGCCAGGCCTTGCCGCGCTCCGAGAAGCCGAGCTCCTCCATCAGGACCAGCTCGGTCGGCGTGAAGCAGTCGTGCACCTCGGCCAGCGAGATCTCGGTGGCGGGATCGGTGATGCCGGCCTGGGCGTACGCCGTGCGCGCCGACGCCGCCGCCTCGGCGAGGTCGGAGTAGTCGTAGTCGCTGTCGTTGCGCCCGGTTCCCGACCCGGCGTCGAGCGCCAGCGCGTGCACGTAGAGCGGCTTGTCGGTGTACTTCAGCGCGTCCTCGGCCCGCACGATGACCGCCGCGGCGGCACCGTCGGCGACGCCGGAGCAGTCGAACACGCTCAGCCGGCCGGCGAGGGTCGGCGCCGCGGCGATGGTCTCCTTCGGCACCTCCTTGCGGAACTGCGCACGCGGGTTCCGGGCCCCGTTGCCGTGGTTCTTCCAGGCGATGTGGGTCATCGCCTCCTTGATCTGCTCCTCCGGTACGCCGTAGCGGCGGGCGTAGGCGGGCACGATCATCGAGTACATCGCGGGCGCGCTGAGGACCGGCGGCGTACCGTCGTTGGGCACGCTCGGCATCTCCAGGCCGGAGTAGCCCGCGTCCTTGAGCTTCTCGCCGCCGACCGCCATCACGACGTCGTAGGCGCCGGAGGAGACGGCGTAGCAGGCGTTGCGGAAGGCCTCGGAGCCCGTCGCGCACATGTTCTCGACCCGGGTCACCGGCTTGTGGGAGATGTTGAGCGGACGGGTGAGGGTCAGGCCCGAGACGCCCGAGATCATCGAACCGAGCCAGAACGCGTCGACGTCGTCGACCCCGAGGCCGCCGGCCGAGCCGAGGGCGCCGTGGGTCGCCTCCACCAGCAGGTCGTCGACATTGCGGTCCCACAGCTCACCGAAGTTGGTGCAGGCCATGCCGACCACGGCGACGGGCGTCGCCAGGGCGTGAGATCCCATCAGTCCTCCTCCTCGAGGTGCGGCCGCACCTTCCACACGTAGTTCCTGACTCCGTTGCCGGCCACGCTCGCCAGCCGGAAGGTCGGACTGACCCGGTCGCCGATCGCGAGCTCGCGGCCCACAACGTCGGTCATCTCGCACTCGAAGCGACCGCCGCCGTCGAAGTCGACCGCGACCACCCGGGCCGGGAGCTGGACGGACTCGGAGAGCCAGTCGTCGGTGAAGGTCGCGATCCGGCCGGGCACGTCGACCATCGAGACCGGCTCGAAGCCCTCGGTGGCCGAGCAGCGCAGGCAGACCTGCCGCGGCGGCAGGTTGCGGTAGCCGCACGAGCCGCACCGCGCGGCCACGAAGCCGAACTTCCACGAGGCGGTACGCCGCGCGGCGGGCGGGACCGGCGGCTTGATGTCGGGACGGCGGGCCGGCTCGCGGGGCAGCAGGCCCCGCCAGTTGAGGAAGTCGCCGTAGGAGACGGGCTGTCCCGCAGGCGCGGCGGCGAGGCCGCTGCGCCCGCCCGTCACGTGCTTCTCGGTCACCCGGAAGACGAAGGCGTCGGCGCCGTCGGTGGCCGAGACCGCGAGCACCAGGTCGCCGGGCGCGGCGGCGTCGAGCGCGAGCGCCAGGCCGACGGCGAGATCGGCGGCGCCGGCGTACCCGAGGGCTGCCGCGTCGATGGCAGCCAGCTGCGCCGCCTCGAAGCCGCGGCGCGCCGCCGCGCGGGCCCGCGCGTGGGGGGTGCTGATGACGACGTGGTCGACCTGCTCGCGCTTGAGCTCGCAGCGGCCGAGGACGTCGTCGACGATCCGCTCGACGAGGGGGACGTACTCCTCGACCCCGAAGCGCTCCTCCCAGGTGCGGGTGCGCACGTCGCCGGGGATCCGCCACCGGTCGAGGAACTCGCTGGTCAGGGACGCGGTGCCGACCAGCTCGGCGACCGGGTCGGGACCGACCAGGAGCGCGGCGGCGGCGTCGGCGCCCTCGGCCTCGTCCGCGGAGCCGGGCAGGCCGTAGCGGACGTCGCTCGCGACGACCACGGCGGCGCCGGCGGCCAGGCCGGCGCGCAGGGCGCCCGCACCGCCACGCAGGGCGCCGGACACGTCGTAGGCCGCGACCTCGGCGGCCAGGCCCGAGGCGGCCGCGACGGTGGCCGCGTTCGACTTCTCGAGGTAGGCGGGGCGGGTCGTGGCGAACCACAGGCTGTCGACGCCGGCACCGGCTCCATGAAGCGCCGCGCGGGCCGCGGCCACGCCCATGGTGGTGGCGTCCTCGTCGTACGACGCCACGGGACGCGTGCCCTTGCCCCGGCCGCCGACGACCCGGGCCACGTCGGCCCGATCCAGGCGCGGCACGGGCAGGTAGACCGCATATGACTCGATGCCGACCACGGCACCTCCTTCTGCCCCGTCTCCGGAGACACTTTCAATCAAGCACTTGCTTTGATATCTTAGGCGCGCCGCCCCACCGACGCAACCGTGCGTCGGGCCAGGAGCCCCGATCGGAGGACGATGTCGACCGTGAGTGAGCAGGATTTCCGGCAGCACCTCACCGAGGTGATCGGTGCCTTCGCGCCGCGCCGGGCCGACGCGGGGAGCGCCTGGGGCGAGGGCGAGGACCGGGTCTCGGTCGTCGCCGAGCGCTCCGAGGGCGAGGCCGAGGAGATCGCGGAGCTGCGGCGCTACCGCGCCCACCTCGACACCCACGGGCTCGCCTGGGTCGAGGGCCCGGCGGCCTACGGCGGCGCGGGCCTCTCCAGCCGCCACGCGGACCTGCTGCGCGAGGTCGAGGCGGAGCACGAGCTCCCCGACGACGCCTACCTCCGGTTCAGCGCGTCGACGCTGTGCCCCACCCTGCTCGAGCACGGCACCGAGGAGCAGCGCACCGACCTGCTCCGCCGGCTGCGGACGGCCGAGCTCATCGCCTGCCAGCTCTACAGCGAGCCCGGGGCCGGCTCCGACCTCGCCGGCCTCTCCACCCGCGCCGAGCGCGACGGCGACGGCTGGCGACTCAACGGCCAGAAGGTGTGGAGCTCCGGCGCCCACTACAGCGATCTCGGCCTGTGCATCGCCCGCACCGACCCCGACCGGCCCAAGCACGCCGGGCTGACGACCTTCCTCGTCGACCTGCGGGCACCGGGCGTCGAGATCCGCCCGATCCGCCAGCTCACCGGCGGGGCGTCGTTCGACGAGGTGTTCCTCACCGACGTCCACGTCCCCGACAGTGCCCGCGTCGGCGAGGTCGACGGCGGCTGGAGCGTCGTGGTGACCTCGCTGCTCAACGAGCGCTCCGCCATCGGCCGCGAGGTCGGGGTCGACGACGCCCTGGTCGACCGGCTCGTCGACCTCGCGCGCCACGTGCAGGATCCCGTCGACGACCGCACCCGCGACCAGCTCGCCGACGTCGTCGTCCGGGCCTGGGCCGCGCAGCTCACGACCGCCCGCTACCTCGACGGCGGCGGGACGCCCGGCCCCGAGCTGGCGATGACCAAGCTGCTCACGACGGACCTGCTGCGCCAGATGAGCGACGTCGCCGCCGACGTCCTCGGCGCCGGGCACGTCGCCGACACCGGGGCGTGGGGCACCTACGCCTGGTCCGAGCTCACCCTCGGGCTGCCCGGCCTCCGCGTCGGCGGGGGCACCGACGAGATCCTCAAGAACGCCGTCGGCGAACGGGTCCTCCACCTACCGAAGGACGCACGATGAAGATCGACATGGGCATGATCGGCTCCTCCGCCGCCGGCTGCGGGCCGATCGCGGCCGACGCCGAGACACAGGGCTTCGACGGCGTCTGGGCGAGCGAGAGCGTCACCGACGCCTTCCTCCAGTCCCAGGCCGCGTTGCTCACCACCGACCGGCTGTCCGTCGGTACGGCGATCGCGGTCGCGTTCGCCCGCAACCCGATGTCCGTCGCCTATCTCTCCTGGGACCTCGCCGCCATGTCCGACGGGCGCTTCGTGCTCGGTCTCGGCAGCCAGATCCAGGCGCACATCGAGCGCCGCTTCTCCATGGAGTGGAGCCCGCCGGTCGACCGGATGCGCGACTTCCTGCTGGCCCTCGACGCCATCTTCTCCTCCTGGCGCGACGGCACCCGCCTCGACTACCGGGGCGAGCACTACCAGCACACGCTGATGACACCGGTCTTCACGCCGCACCACCACACCCATCGGATCCCCACGATGATCGCCGCGGTCGGCGCCAAGATGACCGAGCTCGGCGGGGAGCTGTGCGACGGCCTGCTCCTGCACGGCATGACCACCACGGCGTACCTCGACCAGGTGACGCTGCCCGCCGTCGAGCGCGGCCTCGCCACCTCCGGCCGCGACCGGGAGGCGCTCGAGCTCTACGTGCCGCTGTTCCTCGTGATGGGCGACACCGACGCCGAGCTGGAGGACATGGCCCGGCGTACGCGCGAGCAGATCGCGTTCTACGCCTCCACGCCGGCGTACGCGAAGGTGCTCGCCAGCGTCGGGTACGAGAACCTCCAGCCCGAGCTGCAGGGCCTGTCCCGCGAGGGCAAGTGGGCCGAGATGGGCGAGCTGATCGACGACCGACTCCTCCACGAGATCGCCCTCGTCGGCAAGCCGGAGGAGATGCCCGCGCTGTGCAAGGAGCGCTTCGGCGGCCGGGTCGACCGGGTGTCGTCGTACTTCGGCTGGCCCACCGACGACCCCGACCGGCTGCGCGAGATCCTCGCCGCCTTCGCCTGAGGAGACCGCGATGACCCGACTCACCCCCGAGGACCTCGTCGCCCGCGCCGAGATCAGCGACACCCTGCACGCCTACAGCCGCGGCGTCGACCGCTGCGACATCGACCTGCTCGCCGACCTGTTCTGCGCGGACGCCACCTTCGACTACGGGCACGGCAACGTCACGTCGGGCCGCGAGAGCCTGCGCGGGCTGTTCGAGGCGGCGACCGGCCGCTACACCGCGACCAGTCACCACGTCTCGACCGTGAGCTTCCTCGAGGTCGCCGACGGGGCCGCGCGGACCATCGCCTACGTCTAC
This region of Nocardioides sp. L-11A genomic DNA includes:
- a CDS encoding nuclear transport factor 2 family protein yields the protein MTRLTPEDLVARAEISDTLHAYSRGVDRCDIDLLADLFCADATFDYGHGNVTSGRESLRGLFEAATGRYTATSHHVSTVSFLEVADGAARTIAYVYAFHDNAEQDLHLHVWGCYEDELVDEGDRWRIKTRKVRIAGTKSTGSEQIPERFERYARGGSPL
- a CDS encoding acetyl-CoA acetyltransferase, whose amino-acid sequence is MGSHALATPVAVVGMACTNFGELWDRNVDDLLVEATHGALGSAGGLGVDDVDAFWLGSMISGVSGLTLTRPLNISHKPVTRVENMCATGSEAFRNACYAVSSGAYDVVMAVGGEKLKDAGYSGLEMPSVPNDGTPPVLSAPAMYSMIVPAYARRYGVPEEQIKEAMTHIAWKNHGNGARNPRAQFRKEVPKETIAAAPTLAGRLSVFDCSGVADGAAAAVIVRAEDALKYTDKPLYVHALALDAGSGTGRNDSDYDYSDLAEAAASARTAYAQAGITDPATEISLAEVHDCFTPTELVLMEELGFSERGKAWRDVLDGRYDRDGALPVNIDGGLKSFGHPIGASGLRMIFEMWLQFRGEAGERQVADPRFGLVQNQGGSPGDLVSAVTIVSDRRP
- a CDS encoding TetR/AcrR family transcriptional regulator is translated as MSTTRRRSTGSPTGVARKELIMRAAAKVFSEKGFSAATVRDIADDADMLSGSLYYYFDSKEAMVEEVLVEYLDSMVRGYDVAVSEADGPVVALEQLVACALRGLVENRQHVTILQNDWHYVGPMKGIVERQHQIEKVWLETIQRGIDAGEIRDDIDARMIYRTIMGAIQAVIRWFNPRGRVGIDRVIEVQTAILLDGIRTA
- a CDS encoding acyl-CoA dehydrogenase family protein, giving the protein MAGLVISAELSPVFARFLDQRSPVEVSRLGGAALPELWTGLVEEVGAAGLLVEDEYGGQGATLTELAAAVAETSRCGWSGPLVAASGVGASLLRRVDPADAAGLRRALAEQGRVVVPALHEDGAGLALDAAARLDGDGATLAVSGRKTFVDSGTHADAFLVTATGADGTLAVVLVDAAAPGVRVSAMEAVDPGRGLALLDLDGARATPVAAGAEVAAAVRDAWLVGALLTAVDALAAAHRAFGLARDYAVDRQQFGRPVASFQSVKHKLVDMYAELETATSAVLAAVAAAGAEADDWRFAASAAKARAGDAAMFVLREAVQVHGGIGFTWEHEISHHFRRVTAARGLYGTPRAHRALVAAERGF
- a CDS encoding TIGR03617 family F420-dependent LLM class oxidoreductase, which translates into the protein MKIDMGMIGSSAAGCGPIAADAETQGFDGVWASESVTDAFLQSQAALLTTDRLSVGTAIAVAFARNPMSVAYLSWDLAAMSDGRFVLGLGSQIQAHIERRFSMEWSPPVDRMRDFLLALDAIFSSWRDGTRLDYRGEHYQHTLMTPVFTPHHHTHRIPTMIAAVGAKMTELGGELCDGLLLHGMTTTAYLDQVTLPAVERGLATSGRDREALELYVPLFLVMGDTDAELEDMARRTREQIAFYASTPAYAKVLASVGYENLQPELQGLSREGKWAEMGELIDDRLLHEIALVGKPEEMPALCKERFGGRVDRVSSYFGWPTDDPDRLREILAAFA
- a CDS encoding acyl-CoA dehydrogenase family protein; this translates as MSEQDFRQHLTEVIGAFAPRRADAGSAWGEGEDRVSVVAERSEGEAEEIAELRRYRAHLDTHGLAWVEGPAAYGGAGLSSRHADLLREVEAEHELPDDAYLRFSASTLCPTLLEHGTEEQRTDLLRRLRTAELIACQLYSEPGAGSDLAGLSTRAERDGDGWRLNGQKVWSSGAHYSDLGLCIARTDPDRPKHAGLTTFLVDLRAPGVEIRPIRQLTGGASFDEVFLTDVHVPDSARVGEVDGGWSVVVTSLLNERSAIGREVGVDDALVDRLVDLARHVQDPVDDRTRDQLADVVVRAWAAQLTTARYLDGGGTPGPELAMTKLLTTDLLRQMSDVAADVLGAGHVADTGAWGTYAWSELTLGLPGLRVGGGTDEILKNAVGERVLHLPKDAR